One segment of Nodosilinea sp. PGN35 DNA contains the following:
- a CDS encoding TraX family protein, protein MSSYHIKALAAVTMLVDHIGVVFFPEAIAFRIVGRISFPLFIWLLVQGEAHTKDVGRYGLRLAVLGVVSQPIYQLTFATARPNILFELLLGLICLRLARGFPRFQLPIWIAGAGLSELLAMGYSSYGIGLVALTRYYRPTVLWGLAWVGFHLLWAWVEGPFQLPAIAVPLIFWLANGERGPKARWFYAFYPGHLALLWLIRQGLN, encoded by the coding sequence ATGAGCAGCTACCACATCAAAGCGTTAGCGGCGGTGACCATGCTGGTGGATCACATCGGCGTGGTGTTTTTTCCTGAGGCGATCGCCTTTCGCATTGTCGGGCGAATCAGTTTTCCGCTGTTTATCTGGCTGCTGGTGCAGGGCGAAGCCCACACCAAAGATGTGGGACGCTACGGCCTGCGGTTGGCCGTGCTGGGCGTAGTCTCTCAGCCCATCTACCAGCTCACCTTTGCCACAGCCCGGCCCAACATTTTGTTTGAGCTGCTTTTGGGGCTGATCTGCCTGCGGCTGGCGCGGGGGTTTCCCCGGTTTCAGCTGCCCATCTGGATTGCGGGCGCGGGGCTGAGCGAGCTGCTCGCCATGGGCTACAGCAGCTACGGCATCGGGCTGGTGGCGCTCACCCGCTACTACCGACCTACAGTGCTGTGGGGGTTGGCCTGGGTTGGTTTTCACCTGCTCTGGGCCTGGGTTGAGGGGCCGTTTCAGCTGCCGGCGATCGCCGTTCCCCTGATCTTTTGGCTGGCCAACGGCGAGCGAGGCCCCAAGGCACGCTGGTTCTATGCCTTCTATCCCGGTCATCTGGCCCTGCTGTGGCTGATTCGACAGGGGTTGAACTGA
- a CDS encoding MarC family protein, with translation MPVVLPLFAKAFLTLFVVIDPVGLAPLYLALVSDRSETEQSQIATRAVAVSAGILLAFGLTGAYVLHNLGISLQAFQIAAGFLLFKIALDMIFVHQERETEAELEEAGTKQDVSVFPLAIPLIAGPGSLASILVLSRESTNYYLGLSVVLAAAAVVLLLCYLFLLLSRPLAKVLGQIGINVVTRVLGVLLAALAVQYMLDGLLTLLQLPPAQAFGLDSPAPDS, from the coding sequence ATGCCCGTTGTTTTACCGCTGTTTGCCAAAGCCTTTTTGACGCTGTTTGTGGTGATTGACCCGGTGGGGCTAGCACCTCTGTATCTGGCGCTGGTGAGCGATCGCAGCGAGACCGAGCAGAGCCAGATCGCCACGCGGGCGGTGGCGGTGTCGGCGGGCATTCTCCTGGCCTTTGGCCTTACCGGGGCCTACGTGCTGCACAACCTGGGCATCAGCCTCCAGGCCTTTCAGATTGCGGCGGGGTTTTTGCTCTTTAAGATCGCCCTCGACATGATTTTTGTGCACCAGGAGCGCGAGACCGAAGCCGAGCTGGAAGAAGCGGGCACTAAGCAAGATGTCAGCGTGTTTCCCCTGGCGATTCCGCTGATTGCCGGGCCGGGCAGTTTGGCCAGCATTTTGGTGCTGTCGCGGGAGTCAACCAACTACTACCTGGGCCTGAGCGTGGTGCTGGCGGCGGCGGCGGTGGTGCTGCTGCTGTGCTACCTGTTTTTGCTGCTGTCGAGGCCGTTGGCTAAGGTGCTGGGCCAGATTGGCATCAATGTGGTGACGCGGGTGCTGGGGGTGCTGCTGGCAGCCCTGGCGGTGCAGTACATGCTCGACGGCTTGCTCACCCTGCTGCAACTGCCCCCCGCCCAGGCCTTTGGCCTCGACAGCCCAGCCCCAGATTCTTAA
- a CDS encoding S-layer homology domain-containing protein, whose protein sequence is MTQTNWAKLLRLAPLSAILATLTIGSAAAIALATEGPIQNFSWLKDEALLDQALDAARTKDDDDDDDDDDVEAGEVIYQRRTTTTTTTTTAVNQVSFSDISTNYWASDFVYRLSAIRVVSGFPGGNFLPSSSLTKAQYAAMVAQAFDQPASRQVVTLRNVSRSYWAYSAIQKAYSMGFLEVSNGLFDTNSTMTRLDMLVMLARGLNITQVTSGQSVDSLLSIFSDANQIPSEYRVIIAALVERGILVNYPTVTELNLFRMVSRSEACGFVYQALAYLGKVETIESAYIVNSRNFSSLSETITTTTSTTTETGVVNVSDDDDDDDDDDDDGRRRNCNQGIGNGAEGCDPGNSRPHGGSNDEGGRTPGNR, encoded by the coding sequence ATGACTCAAACTAACTGGGCTAAGCTACTGCGTTTAGCACCGCTTTCGGCCATTTTGGCCACTTTGACCATCGGCAGCGCGGCGGCAATCGCCCTGGCCACCGAAGGCCCCATTCAAAACTTCAGCTGGCTCAAAGACGAAGCGCTGCTCGACCAGGCCCTTGATGCGGCCCGCACCAAAGATGACGACGATGACGATGACGATGACGACGTAGAGGCAGGCGAGGTGATTTACCAGCGCCGCACCACCACCACCACCACCACCACCACCGCCGTCAACCAGGTCAGCTTTAGCGATATTTCCACCAACTACTGGGCCAGCGACTTTGTCTATCGCCTCTCGGCCATTCGAGTTGTCAGCGGTTTTCCTGGCGGAAATTTCTTGCCCAGCAGCAGTCTCACCAAAGCGCAGTACGCCGCCATGGTTGCCCAGGCTTTTGATCAGCCTGCTTCGCGCCAGGTCGTCACCCTGCGCAACGTCTCCCGCAGCTACTGGGCCTACAGCGCCATTCAAAAAGCCTACTCCATGGGCTTTTTAGAGGTCTCCAACGGGCTGTTTGACACCAACAGCACTATGACCCGTCTCGACATGCTGGTAATGCTGGCCCGAGGGCTGAATATCACCCAGGTCACCTCCGGGCAGTCGGTCGATAGCCTGCTGAGCATCTTCAGCGACGCCAACCAAATCCCCAGCGAGTATCGCGTCATCATCGCGGCCCTGGTCGAGCGCGGCATTTTGGTAAACTACCCCACCGTCACCGAGCTAAACCTGTTTAGAATGGTCTCTCGCTCTGAAGCCTGTGGCTTTGTCTATCAGGCCCTGGCTTACCTGGGCAAAGTCGAAACCATCGAGTCTGCCTATATTGTCAACAGCAGGAATTTCTCTAGCCTGAGCGAAACCATTACCACCACCACCTCCACTACCACAGAAACCGGTGTCGTCAATGTGAGTGACGACGACGATGACGACGACGATGATGACGATGACGGGCGTCGCCGCAACTGTAACCAGGGCATTGGCAATGGTGCAGAGGGCTGTGACCCCGGCAATTCTCGACCCCACGGGGGCAGCAATGACGAGGGTGGTCGCACCCCCGGCAATCGCTAG